The Montipora capricornis isolate CH-2021 chromosome 6, ASM3666992v2, whole genome shotgun sequence genome has a window encoding:
- the LOC138051659 gene encoding uncharacterized protein: MNAKGKRGDCIYNPQWELNSEYKGWLTAFKADRKKALCKCCDRMIDISNMGESALKSHMRSKRHKNNGTIGGEQAVTLSSFGFVSFGNGNSGEAGKAGTSQSQQQAVMTIPPPPQDVDDATQRSQTTLEGHVTKDNVLKAETLWTLKLITSHYSFNSSKYTSQLFSAMFPDSQIAGQFACGERKAAYCCVFGLAEHFKKLLQDSVSGPFVVLFDESLNTKMQEKQMDAHVRFWNDQTNQVTTRYFNSEFLGHGTADNLMDHFTKSVLESGLQAKDIIQVSTDGPSVNWKFYGELKKKVNNDYGTTLINIGSCGLHVVHNSFKRGMDATGWQVSSFLSSLLKDAPARREEFITISGSTLMPLKFVSHKWLENVPVCQRALMLWDSVADYVKATEDGRVNRPKTKSYEVVKECLKDPCFVANLHFFKCIANLLQPFLAKYQTSKPMLPFLSDDLCMIIRSLMRRFIKSDILQDATDEQLVKIKVADQEIHVNHKRVDVGFASEKLKGTGSCKPSEKQVMEFRMESKTCLIQLLEKMLEKCPVSYSLVRHLSCLNPVKMASNKEACSVKFKKVLRLLVNAERVKEEECDTLLQQFAMFLDSIPVFGSERFANFQSAEDRVDTLFFECMANESYKSLFSVVKLILILSHGQAIVERGFSVNKEVEVENLKEHTLVAQRIVCDHANSVGGVLKVELSKPLLLSVKMSRQRYEKYLDQEREKKKTEQERSKRKCVLEEIKEVKKKKKRIDAEIKSLNDTADELCTKAEATAKLSFVTQANALRRSVKDQLNDLVSLDKKLSSMLEKLKE; the protein is encoded by the exons ATGAATGCAAAAGGTAAAAGAGGAGACTGCATTTACAATCCGCAGTGGGAAC TTAATTCAGAGTACAAAGGCTGGTTGACTGCGTTTAAAGCTGACAGGAAAAAGGCCCTCTGCAAATGCTGCGATCGAATGATCGACATTTCAAACATGGGAGAGTCTGCGTTGAAATCGCACATGAGAAGTAAAAGGCACAAAAACAACGGTACAATTGGAGGTGAACAGGCTGTGACATTATCCTCGTTCGGTTTTGTATCATTTGGAAATGGAAATTCAGGTGAAGCAGGAAAAGCGGGAACATCGCAATCACAACAACAAGCTGTAATGACAATCCCTCCGCCGCCTCAAGACGTAGACGATGCAACTCAAAGATCACAAACAACTTTGGAAGGACATGTGACTAAGGATAATGTGCTCAAAGCTGAAACACTCTGGACACTGAAACTTATCACAAGTCACTATTCATTCAACTCCTCCAAGTACACTTCTCAACTGTTTTCAGCAATGTTCCCTGACAGTCAAATTGCTGGGCAATTTGCTTGTGGAGAGCGAAAAGCAGCGTATTGTTGTGTATTTGGTCTTGCTGAGCACTTCAAAAAGCTGCTCCAAGACAGTGTCAGTGGGCCTTTTGTTGTATTGTTTGATGAAAGCCTAAATACaaaaatgcaggaaaagcaAATGGATGCCCATGTGAGGTTCTGGAATGATCAAACCAACCAAGTCACAACAAGATATTTCAACAGTGAATTTCTTG GCCATGGTACTGCTGACAACTTGATGGATCATTTCACCAAAAGTGTGTTAGAAAGTGGTTTGCAAGCTAAGGACATCATACAGGTCAGCACGGATGGCCCAAGTGTTAACTGGAAGTTTTATGGAGAATTAAAGAAGAAAGTTAACAATGACTATGGTACCACTCTTATAAACATTGGGTCTTGTGGTCTGCATGTAGTgcacaacagttttaaaagagGTATGGATGCTACTGGATGGCAAGTGTCTTCGTTTCTTTCCAGTCTCTTAAAGGATGCCCCTGCCAGAAGAGAAGAATTCATCACCATATCTGGCAGCACTTTGATGCCACTGAAATTTGTCTCCCATAAATGGCTTGAGAATGTACCAGTTTGCCAAAGAGCGCTGATGCTTTGGGACAGTGTAGCTGATTATGTTAAAGCTACAGAAGATGGAAGGGTAAACAGGCCCAAAACCAAATCGTATGAAGTTGTCAAGGAGTGCCTTAAAGACCCATGCTTTGTAGCTAATTTACACTTCTTTAAGTGCATTGCAAATCTACTGCAGCCATTTCTTGCAAAGTATCAAACAAGCAAGCCTATGCTACCATTTCTCAGTGATGATCTTTGTATGATCATCAGGTCCCTGATGAGGAGATTTATTAAAAGTGACATACTTCAAGATGCTACTGATGAACAACTAGTGAAGATCAAAGTTGCTGACCAGGAGATTCATGTGAACCACAAGAGAGTTGATGTTGGATTTGCTAGTGAAAAGTTGAAAGGCACTGGTAGTTGCAAACCAAGCGAGAAGCAGGTTATGGAGTTTAGGATGGAAAGCAAAACTTGTCTCATTCAACTCTTGGAGAAGATGTTGGAAAAGTGTCCAGTGTCTTACTCCCTTGTTCGGCATTTGTCATGTCTAAATCCAGTCAAGATGGCCTCAAACAAGGAAGCTTGTTCAGTAAAATTCAAGAAAGTCCTGAGATTGCTAGTTAATGCTGAAAGAGTTAAAGAGGAAGAATGTGACACTCTCCTGCAACAGTTTGCTATGTTCTTGGACAGCATTCCAGTTTTTGGGTCAGAAAGATTTGCTAACTTCCAATCAGCTGAAGACAGAGTGGATACTCTCTTCTTTGAATGCATGGCAAATGAGAGCTACAAGAGTCTTTTCAGTGTTGTAAAACTTATCCTAATTTTGTCACATGGACAGGCAATAGTTGAGAGAGGTTTTAGTGTCAACAAAGAGGTAGAAGTTGAGAATTTGAAGGAACATACTCTGGTAGCTCAAAGGATTGTTTGTGACCATGCCAACAGTGTGGGAGGAGTACTGAAGGTGGAATTGAGCAAGCCCTTGCTGCTGTCAGTCAAGATGTCAAGACAACGGTATGAGAAATACCTTGATCAAGAAAGggagaagaaaaaaactgaacagGAACGGTCAAAAAGAAAGTGTGTGCTGGAAGAGATTAAAGAAgtcaaaaagaagaagaagagaattgATGCTGAAATAAAGTCACTCAATGACACAGCCGATGAACTTTGTACCAAAGCAGAGGCTACTGCTAAGTTATCATTTGTCACTCAGGCGAATGCTTTGAGGCGATCTGTAAAGGACCAACTTAATGATCTTGTTTCCTTAGACAAAAAATTAAGTTCAATGCTGGAAAAGCTGAAGGAATGA